In Brevibacillus brevis NBRC 100599, a single genomic region encodes these proteins:
- a CDS encoding DUF445 domain-containing protein, whose protein sequence is MNAWILLVNIAVGSVIGGVTNELAIRMLFKPVKPWYIGGWKVPFTPGLIPRRRDDIAIQMGRLVEEHLLTTEGVKRALNQSGLESTLTGWMNTIARDWMTDERSLRQALLTVMPQLFKEDGTWSEGVRAPIEAKWGAFVDQVLAQYEEKKLRELVTDNGRERLDAALGSVSELLLKRFREYLHSPEGQQTLQNMVRGLLGGGGGMFGGLVGMFLGDDKILGKILPYLDELLQSRELSERVHYFLHKEADKLLDKNVGEVVAWIGRDQVDDWARKLFAKLEEQSLRIVDEPLSRLTAPISETVTTELVPRLAKWMVDTLQQNIERIFSRLAIRDIVTRQVEGFPIERIEEMVVGISGKEFRMITVLGFILGGIIGLVQGILANLVS, encoded by the coding sequence ATGAACGCATGGATACTATTAGTGAACATTGCAGTAGGCTCTGTCATTGGTGGAGTGACGAATGAGTTAGCCATCCGAATGCTGTTTAAACCAGTAAAACCGTGGTATATAGGCGGATGGAAAGTGCCATTTACTCCGGGATTGATCCCAAGAAGACGGGACGATATCGCGATACAAATGGGCAGACTCGTCGAAGAGCATTTGCTGACGACGGAGGGGGTCAAGCGTGCGCTGAACCAGAGTGGTCTGGAGAGTACACTGACAGGATGGATGAACACCATCGCTCGCGATTGGATGACAGATGAGCGTAGTCTACGTCAAGCATTGCTCACAGTGATGCCACAGTTATTTAAGGAAGATGGAACGTGGAGTGAGGGTGTCCGCGCGCCTATCGAGGCGAAATGGGGTGCCTTTGTCGATCAGGTTCTGGCACAATATGAAGAGAAAAAACTGCGAGAGTTGGTTACGGACAACGGACGCGAGCGTCTGGATGCTGCACTTGGCAGTGTGAGCGAACTGCTCTTGAAACGTTTTCGTGAATATTTGCATTCCCCGGAAGGTCAGCAAACCTTGCAAAACATGGTTCGCGGATTGCTCGGCGGAGGCGGAGGCATGTTTGGTGGCTTGGTCGGGATGTTTCTTGGGGATGACAAGATTTTGGGCAAGATTCTCCCATATCTCGATGAGCTTTTGCAGAGCAGGGAGCTTTCGGAACGCGTGCACTACTTTTTGCATAAGGAAGCGGACAAGCTCTTGGACAAAAATGTGGGCGAAGTGGTTGCCTGGATTGGGCGAGATCAAGTGGACGATTGGGCGCGAAAGCTTTTTGCCAAGCTGGAGGAGCAAAGCCTGCGTATCGTGGACGAGCCTCTGTCTCGTTTGACGGCGCCTATTTCTGAGACGGTGACAACGGAACTCGTTCCCCGTTTGGCCAAGTGGATGGTGGACACGCTGCAACAAAATATAGAGAGAATATTTTCGCGCCTGGCCATCCGGGATATTGTTACCCGGCAAGTAGAGGGTTTCCCGATTGAAAGAATTGAAGAGATGGTAGTCGGAATCTCAGGCAAGGAATTCCGCATGATCACCGTGCTTGGATTTATTCTTGGCGGGATTATTGGGCTTGTCCAAGGTATATTGGCAAATTTAGTTAGTTAA